A single genomic interval of Aureliella helgolandensis harbors:
- a CDS encoding hydantoinase/oxoprolinase family protein encodes MSSLASPTIVGADIGGANLKLSDTTGRCVSRAFPMWLEHQHLGQVVRNMLTATDWINLEQVHLALTLTGELADCYATRRQGVKHIIESISSAVPTAGISVYGVDGTWYSAEDACLSPWTVAASNWHALANWICKSQRFSPSTLHAIVDIGSTTTDIIPLVDAQIATTAQTDRQRMQLSQLVYTGMERTPLAMVLSEVSLAIDDPQVPIACPLMAERFATMDDVYLVLGLTPEQSHNCDTADGRPRDIQSATARLARMIGEDAETLSSELIGTLATQALDAQARRVAAALDTNLRAAGCVGSAKILLTGHGTALFRQAQVHSAFSIETVALSDILSPEAARVAPALAAAQLCSMDRAEQHA; translated from the coding sequence ATGAGTTCGCTCGCTTCCCCCACGATTGTTGGCGCAGATATCGGGGGTGCCAATCTTAAACTGTCCGACACCACAGGTCGGTGCGTTTCGCGGGCATTTCCGATGTGGCTGGAACATCAGCACTTGGGCCAAGTCGTGCGGAACATGCTGACCGCTACCGACTGGATCAACCTAGAGCAGGTCCACCTAGCCCTCACCCTCACTGGCGAGCTGGCCGATTGCTATGCAACGCGACGCCAAGGGGTGAAGCACATCATCGAATCGATATCCTCAGCAGTTCCCACTGCAGGAATCAGCGTCTACGGAGTGGATGGAACTTGGTACTCCGCCGAGGATGCATGCCTCTCTCCCTGGACAGTGGCGGCTAGCAATTGGCACGCACTGGCGAACTGGATTTGCAAGTCTCAGCGTTTCTCCCCGTCTACTCTGCACGCCATCGTCGACATCGGTTCCACCACCACGGACATTATCCCCTTGGTCGATGCGCAAATCGCGACCACCGCTCAAACGGACCGGCAACGCATGCAACTGTCGCAGCTGGTCTATACCGGGATGGAACGCACGCCGCTAGCGATGGTCCTTTCCGAGGTAAGCCTGGCGATCGACGATCCGCAAGTCCCGATTGCGTGCCCTCTCATGGCAGAGCGGTTTGCCACCATGGACGACGTCTACCTCGTGCTGGGGCTCACGCCCGAACAGTCGCACAACTGCGATACGGCAGATGGACGACCACGAGATATCCAATCCGCTACGGCGCGATTGGCGCGAATGATTGGCGAAGATGCGGAGACTCTTTCTAGCGAACTCATTGGTACGTTAGCCACTCAGGCCCTGGATGCACAGGCGCGGCGGGTGGCTGCAGCATTGGATACCAATCTTCGCGCCGCAGGTTGCGTGGGATCCGCCAAGATTCTCCTAACCGGCCATGGAACAGCCCTGTTTCGCCAAGCCCAAGTGCATTCAGCTTTCAGCATCGAAACCGTTGCTCTCAGCGATATCCTGAGTCCAGAAGCAGCCCGCGTTGCGCCGGCGCTGGCTGCTGCTCAGCTGTGCTCCATGGATAGAGCTGAACAGCATGCATAA
- a CDS encoding amino acid kinase family protein, translated as MHKQGSPRPIRIVKLGGSLLNTPDLRSRFDRWCAANPHPCTLVLVGGGSLVDAVRQLDAVHQFSATFSHWLCISLLEQTARLAHQLLPNRLLIETREDLDFFLSSRCATDRRSQQSVAIVQVGLFIHPTQGEIQLPESWDITSDSIAAACCQRMNAEKLVLLKSVTVTRPMDRLDELAQQGIVDPYFPDLAKSLHQVEIVNLRE; from the coding sequence ATGCATAAGCAGGGCTCTCCGCGGCCGATTCGTATTGTGAAGCTAGGTGGTAGCTTGTTGAACACTCCAGACCTGCGAAGTAGGTTTGATCGCTGGTGCGCTGCAAATCCCCATCCGTGCACCCTCGTATTGGTAGGCGGTGGCAGTTTGGTGGATGCCGTTCGCCAATTGGATGCGGTCCACCAATTCTCAGCGACCTTTTCCCATTGGCTTTGCATTTCGCTTCTTGAGCAGACGGCGAGGCTGGCCCACCAACTGCTGCCCAATCGCTTGCTCATCGAGACACGAGAGGACCTCGATTTCTTCCTGAGTTCGCGATGCGCGACAGACCGACGGTCGCAACAGTCTGTGGCAATTGTGCAGGTCGGTTTATTCATCCACCCCACTCAAGGCGAGATCCAGCTGCCCGAGAGCTGGGACATTACTAGCGATTCAATTGCCGCGGCCTGTTGCCAACGAATGAACGCCGAGAAACTGGTGTTACTGAAGTCCGTTACGGTAACTCGCCCCATGGATAGATTGGATGAACTAGCCCAGCAAGGAATCGTCGACCCATACTTCCCTGACTTGGCAAAATCTCTACACCAAGTAGAGATCGTAAACCTACGCGAGTAA
- a CDS encoding S1C family serine protease, translated as MKQICSRSAGSPTLLGPQGWRNWDRRIGPILFGWCLILAWSIPGTIEQLAAQQQLSQPIGQTQVTTNATPVLPTQQQSLPHQLVEQLPQGLLPQERVAIAVYEHCNLGVVHISTRSVEANSFEQLAIREGSGSGSVLDQTGLILTNFHVVDGAREITVSLFNGSAFPAVLVGTDPDTDIAVLKIAAPPEQLFPVAWGDSQQLRVGQRIYAIGNPFGLERSMSTGMISSLNRQIPSRNRRAMRSLIQIDASLNQGNSGGPLLNTRGEQIGMNTAIMSSDGDSSGVGFAIPVSTLNRIVPQLVSQGRVVRPTIGITRVFEKEQGLLIVVVAPDGPAAQAGLQGFNLVTKRFSQGGYTFEQKTVDPSHADLIQAVDGQPVRTADDLLACIEDKRPGDQVRLSIIRQNMQIEVPVTLGNPE; from the coding sequence ATGAAACAGATTTGCTCACGCAGTGCAGGCTCTCCCACCCTGCTCGGCCCGCAGGGCTGGAGGAATTGGGATCGTCGTATCGGCCCAATCTTGTTCGGATGGTGCTTGATCTTGGCTTGGTCCATTCCTGGGACAATTGAGCAACTTGCGGCCCAACAGCAGTTGTCGCAGCCGATTGGCCAAACTCAAGTCACTACGAACGCAACCCCTGTACTTCCCACTCAGCAGCAGAGCCTTCCCCATCAGCTGGTGGAGCAGTTGCCGCAAGGCCTGCTCCCGCAAGAGCGGGTGGCGATTGCCGTCTATGAACACTGCAATTTGGGCGTGGTGCACATTTCAACGCGTTCGGTAGAGGCCAATTCCTTCGAGCAGTTGGCTATTCGCGAAGGCTCTGGCAGCGGCTCCGTCTTGGATCAAACGGGGTTAATCCTCACTAACTTTCATGTCGTCGATGGCGCTCGAGAGATTACTGTCAGCCTGTTTAATGGCTCGGCATTTCCAGCGGTACTCGTCGGAACGGATCCCGATACCGACATTGCCGTACTCAAAATTGCTGCTCCCCCCGAACAGCTCTTTCCCGTCGCGTGGGGCGATTCTCAACAGTTGCGTGTGGGGCAGCGGATCTATGCGATCGGCAACCCCTTTGGACTTGAGCGGAGCATGTCCACCGGCATGATCTCTAGTCTCAATCGACAGATTCCCTCCCGCAACCGCCGCGCGATGCGCTCGCTGATTCAAATCGATGCTTCCCTCAATCAAGGCAATTCCGGGGGACCACTGCTCAACACTCGTGGCGAGCAGATTGGTATGAACACGGCAATTATGAGCAGTGACGGCGATAGCAGTGGAGTTGGTTTTGCGATTCCTGTATCGACACTAAACCGCATCGTTCCCCAGCTGGTGTCGCAAGGGCGGGTTGTTCGACCCACAATTGGAATCACGCGGGTGTTTGAAAAGGAGCAGGGGCTGCTGATTGTTGTCGTGGCTCCCGACGGTCCAGCTGCCCAAGCTGGTTTGCAAGGCTTCAATTTAGTCACCAAGCGATTCAGCCAAGGCGGGTATACGTTCGAACAGAAAACGGTTGATCCGTCGCATGCGGACCTCATTCAAGCAGTCGACGGTCAACCGGTCCGCACCGCGGACGATCTATTGGCATGCATTGAAGACAAGCGGCCTGGCGACCAGGTACGGCTCTCGATTATTCGGCAGAACATGCAGATAGAAGTGCCGGTCACGCTGGGCAATCCTGAGTAG
- a CDS encoding ATP-binding protein: MRATFQSILNFLRAIIRVIVVGWSLESKSLLFLAFALVIPIGSSFWFVLEVVADGLVMQTTQQAARDYADSMVAWSHVDRDIPSIANPVFPSEYFMPDVLKELREDLIENPNYHHEFLMLEETSQHIELDQAEHPQDAQERRVLEDLQIEFRQYLAEQSSASEAAAGGGASNTNPSPLSPSVATSTGAATEPPDILLTDPLATTNDPLNAAEEPTRRFFFREAGPLYPAENERKDFFGPTPSEGWYVYYHAVKFTESCMRCHKRYPTSTAEAIPFRVVKVLLPHRQTQVASATTLAVMIAIAMVTVAATLVIVHWVLKRLVLMPLKHLRSVSDEISRGNTNLRANIDTGDEFNELADAFNRMIRHMTESQGKLQNLNQELDVRVDQLAQANLNLFEANRLKSDFLANMSHELRTPLNSIIGFSDVLHDIPSLSEKQKRYASNIQRSGKLLLDMINDILDLAKVEAGKMTVTPTSFNLVSLTHAQCDMLRSLIDEKNMGLQIESDDPQIEIFQDQPKLQQILTNLLSNAIKFTPDGGLITVSMGRVSESFFYVTVADTGVGIPESDFEIIFEKFRQSNEVLQNDGLTRKFSGTGLGLSIVKELCKLLGGEIRLTSQLGTGSKFQIILPIHYAQTNSAEINAT; the protein is encoded by the coding sequence ATGCGAGCCACGTTCCAGTCTATTCTCAACTTCTTGCGGGCCATCATTCGCGTAATAGTGGTCGGTTGGAGCCTCGAAAGCAAAAGCCTACTCTTCTTGGCCTTCGCACTCGTCATCCCCATCGGCTCTTCTTTCTGGTTCGTGCTTGAAGTGGTGGCCGACGGCTTGGTAATGCAAACCACCCAGCAAGCGGCTCGCGATTACGCAGATTCCATGGTGGCTTGGAGCCACGTCGATCGAGATATCCCCAGCATTGCCAACCCGGTATTCCCCAGTGAATACTTTATGCCCGACGTGCTGAAAGAACTCCGTGAGGACCTGATCGAGAATCCCAACTATCATCACGAGTTCTTGATGTTGGAGGAGACCAGCCAGCACATCGAATTGGATCAAGCCGAACATCCCCAGGATGCGCAGGAGCGACGCGTCTTGGAGGATCTGCAGATTGAATTCCGGCAATATTTGGCGGAGCAGTCTTCCGCCTCCGAGGCCGCAGCAGGCGGAGGTGCCTCCAACACCAATCCATCGCCGTTGTCCCCCTCGGTCGCAACCTCAACAGGGGCCGCAACGGAGCCACCGGACATTTTGTTGACGGATCCACTGGCCACGACCAACGATCCCTTGAATGCTGCTGAGGAGCCCACTCGACGCTTTTTCTTTCGAGAGGCTGGGCCCCTCTATCCCGCAGAAAACGAGCGCAAGGATTTCTTTGGACCAACTCCCAGCGAAGGCTGGTACGTCTACTACCATGCAGTAAAGTTCACCGAAAGCTGCATGCGCTGCCACAAGCGGTACCCGACATCCACTGCCGAAGCCATCCCGTTCCGAGTCGTGAAGGTCTTGCTGCCGCACCGGCAAACGCAAGTTGCATCAGCCACCACGCTGGCAGTAATGATCGCGATCGCAATGGTCACCGTGGCTGCGACCTTGGTAATCGTCCACTGGGTTCTAAAACGCCTCGTGTTGATGCCCTTGAAACACCTGCGGAGCGTTAGTGATGAGATTAGTCGCGGCAATACCAATCTCCGCGCCAACATCGATACCGGCGATGAGTTCAATGAGCTGGCAGATGCGTTCAATCGGATGATTCGTCACATGACGGAGAGCCAAGGGAAATTGCAAAATCTGAACCAAGAGCTCGACGTGCGCGTCGACCAACTCGCCCAAGCCAACCTCAACCTTTTTGAAGCGAATCGACTCAAGAGCGACTTTTTGGCAAATATGAGTCACGAATTGCGCACTCCCTTGAACAGCATTATTGGCTTTAGCGATGTACTGCATGACATCCCCTCGCTATCCGAGAAGCAGAAGCGCTACGCCTCCAATATTCAACGCAGTGGCAAGCTCCTGCTCGACATGATCAACGACATCCTCGATCTCGCTAAAGTCGAAGCGGGCAAAATGACCGTGACTCCTACCTCATTTAACCTTGTCTCCTTGACGCACGCCCAGTGCGATATGTTGCGCAGCCTGATCGACGAAAAGAATATGGGGCTGCAAATTGAGTCGGACGACCCGCAGATTGAGATTTTCCAAGACCAGCCCAAACTCCAACAGATCCTCACCAACCTACTCTCAAACGCCATTAAGTTCACGCCTGACGGTGGCCTCATTACGGTTTCCATGGGCCGCGTTTCAGAGTCCTTTTTTTATGTCACGGTCGCGGACACGGGCGTGGGCATTCCCGAATCCGACTTTGAAATCATCTTTGAGAAGTTTCGACAAAGCAACGAAGTCTTGCAGAACGATGGACTAACCCGCAAATTCTCCGGTACAGGGCTTGGCCTGTCGATTGTCAAAGAGCTTTGCAAACTATTGGGAGGCGAGATCCGATTGACCAGTCAACTTGGGACGGGCAGCAAATTTCAAATCATCTTACCCATTCACTACGCACAAACTAACTCCGCAGAAATCAACGCAACATGA
- a CDS encoding peptide MFS transporter: METTASERPNPAFNPDDLPTLFGHPTGLYTLFFAEMWERFSYYGMRALLVLYMIKGTLGFGEKDANAIYGAYTALVYMTPFFGGMIADRLLGKRTAVIIGGLLMAAGHLMMMSEDKFWFFSALGLLIAGNGFFKPNISSMVGNLYSASNPKRDGGFTLFYIGINLGAALAPLLCGYVGETYGWHRGFGLATIGMLVGLALFVAPTRLTQVLIFITAAASAYGIIFFQASDIFSVALNTFVLFALALSSVAAIVALARGGLPAQVGNAPDPKSYGTNLAYVLVGTFLIIPIFVVLVSGFSVLPMFPEQLSLLPESVIEPLQASESALVRGLATSVEEASRPAGLVLIAAGLLATIYLFWEALRMTKIARERMFVVFTLTFFSIVFWAFFEQQGSSLNNFTDRNIDRVTEERLADQSDVGQTVTLRLIPANDQTREFDYLSQEYLGHVNGSASINTQIEKAARAIEAAREEERRPSPEEMETLLAELLSQPKLTMTAATYLREFAKSEAAQDADKVVEWTFQEESVGKLGIGGSEIPASVFQSVNAVYIMLFGLLFTATWSYLGARGIEPSTPTKFALALLQVALAFGMLYFGAQLADSDGMVGAVWLLLMYLLLTTGELCLSPVGLSMVTKLTPAHLVSTVMGSWFLATAFAQFLAAIIAQYAVVNDGGNVVPIPAETVNVYGDVYWLVAVMAGVTGLVCLAMSPLLKKWMHLGVDEAGAT; the protein is encoded by the coding sequence ATGGAAACCACCGCTTCAGAACGTCCCAATCCAGCGTTCAATCCGGACGATTTGCCAACGCTGTTTGGGCATCCCACCGGATTGTACACGCTGTTTTTTGCCGAGATGTGGGAACGATTCTCTTACTATGGCATGCGAGCATTGCTCGTTCTGTACATGATTAAGGGGACGCTTGGCTTCGGCGAAAAGGATGCAAATGCGATCTACGGTGCCTACACCGCCCTGGTCTATATGACTCCCTTTTTTGGCGGGATGATTGCCGATCGCCTGTTGGGTAAACGCACTGCGGTGATCATCGGCGGGTTGCTGATGGCCGCAGGGCACTTGATGATGATGTCCGAGGATAAATTCTGGTTCTTCTCGGCGTTGGGGCTGCTGATTGCCGGTAATGGTTTCTTCAAGCCCAATATTTCCTCCATGGTAGGCAATCTGTACTCGGCCTCCAATCCGAAGCGAGACGGCGGATTTACACTGTTCTACATCGGAATCAATTTGGGGGCTGCCCTGGCGCCACTCTTGTGCGGATATGTGGGCGAAACGTACGGCTGGCACCGCGGGTTTGGCCTAGCTACGATCGGCATGCTCGTTGGCTTGGCCTTGTTTGTTGCGCCCACCCGCCTAACCCAGGTATTGATCTTCATTACGGCCGCCGCTAGTGCCTATGGCATCATCTTTTTTCAAGCGAGCGACATTTTCTCTGTGGCCCTCAACACTTTCGTACTGTTCGCCCTGGCATTGTCTTCCGTGGCAGCGATCGTGGCGCTTGCGCGCGGCGGTCTTCCTGCGCAGGTCGGCAACGCTCCAGATCCCAAGAGTTACGGAACCAATTTGGCTTACGTCTTAGTCGGTACATTCCTGATCATTCCCATCTTCGTCGTGCTTGTCTCTGGTTTCTCGGTCCTACCGATGTTTCCTGAGCAGTTGTCGCTGTTGCCGGAGAGCGTCATTGAGCCGCTGCAAGCCAGCGAATCGGCTCTCGTGCGAGGGCTTGCAACCTCGGTTGAGGAGGCGAGTCGTCCTGCCGGTTTGGTGCTAATTGCGGCCGGTCTGTTGGCGACGATCTATCTGTTTTGGGAGGCGTTGCGGATGACCAAGATCGCCCGAGAGAGGATGTTCGTCGTGTTTACCCTGACCTTCTTTTCGATTGTGTTCTGGGCCTTTTTTGAACAACAAGGAAGTTCGCTCAACAACTTCACCGACCGCAACATCGATCGTGTAACGGAAGAACGACTGGCCGACCAGTCCGATGTGGGGCAGACCGTCACGCTGCGTCTCATTCCAGCCAATGATCAGACAAGAGAGTTCGATTATTTGAGTCAGGAATATTTGGGGCATGTGAACGGCTCTGCCAGCATCAATACGCAAATTGAAAAAGCGGCGCGCGCGATCGAAGCCGCTCGCGAAGAGGAACGCCGGCCCTCGCCAGAAGAAATGGAGACGCTGCTCGCGGAGTTGCTATCGCAGCCCAAGTTGACGATGACCGCCGCTACCTATTTGCGTGAGTTCGCCAAGAGTGAGGCAGCCCAGGATGCGGACAAAGTGGTGGAGTGGACCTTCCAAGAGGAGAGTGTTGGGAAGCTCGGCATTGGCGGTAGCGAGATACCTGCCTCCGTGTTCCAGTCAGTCAATGCGGTCTACATCATGTTGTTTGGTCTGCTCTTCACCGCGACCTGGAGCTATCTAGGGGCGCGCGGAATCGAACCCAGCACACCTACCAAATTCGCTTTGGCTTTGCTGCAAGTTGCCTTGGCTTTCGGCATGCTCTACTTTGGCGCGCAATTGGCGGATAGTGACGGAATGGTTGGCGCCGTCTGGCTGTTGTTGATGTACCTGCTGCTGACTACGGGCGAGCTGTGCTTGTCGCCGGTGGGGCTGTCCATGGTGACCAAGCTGACTCCAGCCCATTTGGTCAGTACGGTGATGGGGTCGTGGTTCTTAGCAACTGCCTTTGCCCAATTCCTGGCCGCAATCATTGCTCAGTATGCCGTGGTAAACGATGGAGGCAACGTGGTACCAATCCCTGCTGAGACCGTGAATGTCTATGGAGATGTGTACTGGCTGGTCGCGGTGATGGCTGGTGTGACCGGCTTGGTCTGCTTGGCCATGTCACCGCTCCTGAAGAAATGGATGCACCTCGGCGTGGATGAAGCTGGCGCAACCTAA
- a CDS encoding proline racemase family protein: MQRIEFVDTHTGGEPTRIIVESPIRFAGTTLAERKVEFHQKFDDFRRAMVCEPRGNDVLVGALLTPPLDRSCGAGVLFFNNIGVLGMCGHGTMGVAVALHHLGRIAPGQHRLETPVGVVPFELGSHGRVTLQNVPCYRFRRNVPLVLPDGREVHGDIAWGGNWFFLCQDHGLRIGLDNQPQLDALARSIRSALQQQQITGRNGEEIDHVELIGPSSSTSVADSRNYVLCPGGAYDRSPCGTGTSAKIACLAADGTLPPDGLYRQQSIVGSVFEATYKHLHPEHSESLDTSGQLAALRPIVPSITGTAFITGAGQLLLDPQDPFCMGIQHG; this comes from the coding sequence ATGCAACGTATTGAGTTTGTCGATACCCATACTGGCGGTGAGCCGACACGGATCATCGTCGAGAGTCCGATACGCTTTGCAGGCACCACGTTGGCAGAACGCAAAGTCGAATTCCATCAGAAATTCGATGATTTTCGCAGAGCGATGGTGTGCGAGCCAAGAGGCAACGATGTGCTTGTCGGCGCACTATTGACTCCACCGCTCGATCGCTCCTGCGGCGCTGGCGTCCTATTTTTCAACAACATCGGCGTGCTAGGCATGTGCGGGCATGGCACCATGGGAGTAGCTGTTGCGCTCCATCATTTGGGACGCATCGCCCCCGGCCAACACAGGCTAGAAACACCCGTTGGTGTGGTGCCATTTGAGCTAGGGTCGCATGGCAGAGTGACTCTTCAGAACGTTCCCTGCTATCGCTTTCGGCGCAACGTCCCGTTGGTGCTCCCAGACGGACGCGAGGTCCATGGAGATATTGCCTGGGGCGGGAATTGGTTCTTTCTTTGCCAAGACCATGGATTGCGGATTGGACTCGACAATCAACCTCAACTCGACGCATTGGCACGCAGTATTCGATCCGCATTGCAGCAGCAGCAGATCACGGGACGAAACGGTGAGGAAATCGATCACGTTGAACTCATTGGACCAAGTAGCTCGACCTCCGTCGCCGATTCACGCAACTATGTTTTATGCCCGGGTGGAGCCTACGATCGCTCTCCCTGCGGCACTGGGACGAGTGCCAAAATTGCCTGCCTGGCCGCCGATGGCACCTTGCCGCCAGACGGTCTCTATCGCCAGCAGAGTATCGTGGGAAGCGTTTTCGAAGCAACCTACAAACACCTCCATCCCGAGCACTCGGAGAGCCTGGACACAAGCGGACAACTGGCGGCCTTGAGGCCCATCGTTCCCTCCATCACGGGCACTGCTTTTATAACAGGTGCCGGGCAACTATTGCTCGACCCTCAAGATCCCTTCTGTATGGGAATTCAACATGGGTAG
- a CDS encoding NAD(P)/FAD-dependent oxidoreductase, producing the protein MGSRGHIVVVGGGIIGVTSAWYLSRDGWQVTVIDQGEIGRACSYGNCGLVCPSHVLPLTEPGAFKAALTAMLTPNSPFRIQPRLDPALWSWLWNFAKRCNKRSMLSAAHAIQALLTSTLREYEWLVSEQDVACEWQKKGLLFPYLSPQAFESYAATNSLLTEVFQEPARKLSTQQAIELEPTLKDSIAGAWFYEHDAHLRPDRLIASLQTQVEQRGGAFLEQCKFKGLQTQEGRIDAIETSHGILTGDRFLFATGAWAPMLNEHLGCKIPIQPGKGYSITMPRPNRCPNIPMIFPEHRVAVTPMLSGYRLGSIMEFVGYDESIRPERLELLRTGAQHYLHEPLGKPELETWYGWRPMTYDGLPVIDRSPRWNNAWVAAGHNMLGLTLAPVTARLVTELIGAETPHLDPTPYGLARFQ; encoded by the coding sequence ATGGGTAGCCGTGGTCATATCGTGGTTGTCGGCGGTGGAATTATCGGGGTGACCAGCGCTTGGTATTTGTCGCGAGATGGATGGCAAGTCACCGTGATTGACCAAGGGGAAATTGGTCGCGCCTGCTCTTATGGAAATTGTGGCTTGGTCTGCCCCAGCCATGTACTACCATTGACCGAACCGGGCGCATTCAAGGCGGCTCTCACCGCCATGCTGACACCCAACAGCCCATTCCGTATCCAACCTAGACTCGATCCGGCGCTCTGGAGTTGGTTGTGGAATTTTGCCAAACGCTGTAACAAGCGCTCCATGCTCTCTGCGGCTCACGCGATCCAGGCGCTCCTAACATCAACATTGCGAGAGTACGAATGGCTTGTTTCCGAGCAAGATGTTGCCTGTGAATGGCAAAAAAAGGGACTCCTCTTTCCCTACCTTTCGCCTCAAGCCTTCGAATCTTACGCTGCAACCAATAGCTTGCTGACCGAAGTTTTCCAGGAACCGGCACGCAAGCTGAGCACACAGCAAGCCATTGAGCTCGAGCCGACGTTGAAGGATTCGATCGCAGGCGCATGGTTCTACGAACACGACGCACATCTCAGACCAGACCGTCTGATTGCTTCCCTACAAACTCAAGTGGAGCAGCGGGGCGGCGCATTTCTGGAGCAGTGCAAGTTCAAGGGGCTGCAGACTCAAGAAGGCCGAATCGATGCCATCGAAACCAGTCACGGAATATTAACGGGTGATCGATTTCTATTTGCAACCGGAGCATGGGCACCAATGCTCAACGAACATTTGGGTTGCAAGATTCCGATTCAACCCGGCAAGGGCTACTCCATCACGATGCCACGCCCCAACCGCTGCCCCAACATTCCGATGATCTTCCCCGAGCACCGGGTGGCCGTGACTCCCATGCTAAGTGGTTATCGACTGGGGTCGATCATGGAATTTGTGGGTTACGACGAATCGATACGCCCAGAGCGTCTTGAGTTGCTACGCACCGGTGCGCAACACTACTTGCACGAACCTCTCGGAAAGCCAGAGCTGGAAACTTGGTACGGCTGGCGGCCAATGACCTACGATGGCTTACCGGTCATCGACCGCAGCCCACGTTGGAACAATGCCTGGGTTGCTGCTGGACATAACATGCTCGGGTTAACCCTCGCACCGGTCACGGCCCGTCTGGTCACGGAGTTGATCGGAGCGGAGACGCCGCATCTCGATCCAACACCGTATGGGCTCGCCCGTTTTCAATAG
- a CDS encoding NAD(P)/FAD-dependent oxidoreductase — translation MDKHVQGTPPRVVIVGGGFGGLETAKRLKRSGVQVTLVDKRNYHLFQPLLYQVATGGLSPANIATPLRSILRRQKNCQVIMAEVVDFDVAQQKLYLADGQIDYDFLIVSAGATHSYFGNDAWEPMAPGLKTLQDATEIRRRIYSAFEAAERELDPARREALMTFVVVGGGPTGVELAGALAEIAGHTLKHDFRQINPQDAKILLVEAAEHVLAHYPAELCSRAEAKIRSLGIQVLTQTKVTDVRPEQVHLSGPTGESVIATQNVVWAAGVRGNPLGQKLAQTCQVELDRAGRVPVSASLRVEGQENVFVIGDLANCPGPNGRPLPGLAPVAIQQGRYVANAIASQIAGKAVSEPFSYYDRGSMATIGRAAAVAQIGKRQFCGLLAWIMWLTIHLMLIVQFQNRVLILMQWAWNYITFNRSARLIIEDRTPKTSG, via the coding sequence GTGGACAAGCATGTGCAGGGAACGCCACCACGCGTCGTGATCGTGGGTGGCGGTTTCGGGGGGCTTGAGACCGCCAAACGCTTGAAGCGATCCGGCGTCCAGGTCACGTTGGTGGACAAGCGAAACTATCACCTGTTCCAACCGTTGCTGTATCAGGTGGCCACCGGTGGCTTGTCCCCGGCGAATATTGCCACGCCGTTGCGTTCCATTCTGAGACGCCAGAAAAACTGCCAAGTGATCATGGCGGAAGTTGTGGATTTTGACGTTGCGCAGCAAAAGCTCTACCTCGCTGATGGCCAAATCGACTACGACTTTCTGATTGTCTCCGCAGGTGCTACGCACAGCTACTTCGGGAATGATGCCTGGGAACCGATGGCGCCTGGCTTGAAGACGTTGCAAGACGCGACCGAGATCCGCCGCCGCATCTATTCCGCTTTCGAAGCCGCTGAACGAGAGCTTGATCCTGCCCGGCGTGAAGCCCTGATGACCTTCGTGGTTGTTGGGGGGGGCCCCACGGGCGTGGAACTGGCTGGTGCGCTTGCCGAAATTGCCGGCCATACGCTCAAGCACGATTTTCGGCAGATCAACCCTCAAGACGCAAAAATCTTGCTCGTTGAGGCCGCGGAGCATGTCTTGGCGCACTATCCGGCCGAATTGTGCAGTCGTGCCGAAGCCAAGATACGGTCGTTGGGGATCCAGGTACTCACGCAGACGAAAGTCACCGATGTCCGGCCCGAACAGGTTCACTTGTCAGGGCCCACCGGTGAGAGTGTGATTGCGACCCAGAACGTCGTGTGGGCAGCGGGTGTGCGAGGAAACCCACTGGGGCAGAAGCTCGCTCAAACCTGCCAGGTAGAACTCGATCGCGCCGGACGAGTTCCCGTATCCGCTTCACTGCGGGTAGAAGGGCAGGAAAACGTGTTTGTAATCGGGGATTTGGCCAATTGCCCCGGGCCCAATGGTCGTCCCCTCCCCGGCTTGGCGCCCGTTGCGATTCAACAGGGGCGGTACGTGGCAAACGCCATCGCTAGTCAAATTGCAGGCAAAGCTGTTTCAGAACCCTTTTCCTACTACGATCGGGGCTCCATGGCTACCATTGGCCGCGCCGCTGCGGTCGCACAGATCGGCAAGCGACAGTTCTGTGGCCTGCTGGCTTGGATCATGTGGTTGACCATTCACCTCATGTTGATCGTCCAATTTCAGAACCGCGTCTTGATTCTGATGCAATGGGCCTGGAACTATATCACATTCAATCGCAGTGCTCGACTCATTATTGAAGATCGGACGCCCAAGACCTCGGGCTAA